A single genomic interval of Streptomyces showdoensis harbors:
- a CDS encoding LLM class flavin-dependent oxidoreductase produces the protein MPFTVVRFNLVDPHADPASLSARYRAAVEMAAHADAHGVDTVQTEEHHGAVNNWLPSPFAFAGAVFGATRRIAVTVSAIIGPLHDPLRLAEEIAVLDLLSAGRLVTVAGIGYRPEEYEERGVDWGRRGKLQDLLLETLLTAWSGEPFTYRGRTVRITPRPFTQPHPLLLVGGSSKAAARRAARLGLPFFPSAHLPELETYYQEQCAAHGTEGWTMMPARETPLLHVSEDPDRTWAEHGEHFLHEARTYASWQSKDIRSAVRSAAGSVAELRAEGVYRVVTPEECVALGRELESLVLHPLCGGMPVEEGWRSVRLFCDAVLPRLRG, from the coding sequence ATGCCGTTCACCGTCGTCCGGTTCAACCTCGTGGATCCGCACGCGGACCCGGCCTCCCTGTCGGCCCGCTACCGGGCGGCCGTCGAGATGGCGGCCCACGCCGACGCGCACGGCGTCGACACCGTGCAGACCGAGGAGCACCACGGGGCCGTCAACAACTGGCTCCCCTCCCCCTTCGCCTTCGCCGGAGCCGTCTTCGGCGCCACCCGGCGGATCGCGGTCACCGTTTCCGCGATCATCGGCCCGCTGCACGACCCGCTGCGGCTCGCGGAGGAGATCGCGGTCCTGGACCTGCTGAGCGCGGGCCGGCTGGTGACCGTCGCCGGGATCGGCTACCGGCCGGAGGAGTACGAGGAGCGCGGGGTCGACTGGGGCCGCCGCGGCAAGCTGCAGGACCTGCTCCTGGAGACCCTGCTGACCGCCTGGTCGGGCGAGCCCTTCACGTACCGGGGCCGTACGGTGCGGATCACCCCGCGGCCCTTCACCCAGCCGCACCCGCTGCTGCTGGTCGGCGGCTCCTCGAAGGCGGCGGCCCGGCGGGCGGCCCGGCTCGGGCTGCCGTTCTTCCCGAGCGCGCACCTTCCCGAGCTGGAGACGTACTACCAGGAGCAGTGCGCCGCGCACGGCACCGAGGGCTGGACGATGATGCCGGCCCGCGAGACCCCGCTGCTGCACGTGTCGGAGGACCCGGACCGGACCTGGGCGGAGCACGGGGAGCACTTCCTGCACGAGGCCCGCACCTACGCCTCCTGGCAGTCGAAGGACATCAGGTCGGCGGTCCGCTCGGCCGCGGGGAGCGTGGCGGAGCTGCGCGCGGAGGGGGTGTACCGGGTGGTGACGCCCGAGGAGTGCGTGGCGCTCGGGCGGGAGCTGGAGAGCCTGGTGCTGCATCCGCTGTGCGGCGGGATGCCGGTCGAGGAGGGCTGGCGGAGCGTACGGCTGTTCTGCGACGCCGTGCTGCCCCGGCTCCGCGGATGA
- a CDS encoding sugar porter family MFS transporter, which yields MTTTDKASTPPPSEGRSAHPDHIGHVIFISASAAMGGFLFGYDSSVINGAVEAIRDRYDIGSAALAQVIAIALIGCAIGAATAGRIADRIGRIRCMQIAAVLFSISAVGSALPFALWDLAFWRIIGGFAIGMASVIGPAYIAEVAPAAYRGRLGSFQQAAIVIGIAISQLVNYGILQLADGDQRGKIGGLEAWQWMLGVMVVPAVLYGLLSFAIPESPRFLISVGRTDRAKEVLAEVEGHGVDLDHRVAEIDRAMRSEHKSTFKDLLAAGSKYRLLPIVWVGIGLSVFQQLVGINVAFYYSATLWQSVGIDPSSSFFYSFTTSIINIVGTVIAMVLVDRVGRKPLALVGSVGMAIALAFEAWAFSADLVDGKLPTTQGVVALVAAHVFVLFFALSWGVVVWVFLGEMFPNRIRAAALGVAASAQWIANWAITASFPSLADWNLSGTYVIYTVFAVLSIPFVLRYVKETKGKALEEMG from the coding sequence GTGACCACCACCGACAAGGCGTCCACACCGCCGCCGTCCGAAGGCCGTTCGGCCCATCCGGACCACATCGGACACGTCATCTTCATCTCGGCCTCGGCCGCGATGGGCGGCTTCCTCTTCGGCTACGACAGCTCCGTCATCAACGGCGCCGTCGAGGCCATCCGCGACCGGTACGACATCGGCTCCGCGGCCCTGGCCCAGGTCATCGCCATCGCGCTGATCGGCTGCGCCATCGGCGCCGCCACCGCCGGCCGGATCGCCGACCGCATCGGCCGCATCCGCTGCATGCAGATCGCCGCCGTGCTCTTCTCCATCAGCGCCGTCGGCTCGGCGTTGCCCTTCGCCCTGTGGGACCTGGCCTTCTGGCGCATCATCGGCGGCTTCGCCATCGGCATGGCCTCGGTGATCGGCCCCGCCTACATCGCCGAGGTCGCCCCCGCCGCGTACCGCGGCCGGCTCGGCTCCTTCCAGCAGGCCGCGATCGTCATCGGCATCGCCATCTCCCAGCTGGTCAACTACGGCATCCTCCAGCTGGCCGACGGCGACCAGCGCGGCAAGATCGGCGGCCTCGAGGCCTGGCAGTGGATGCTCGGCGTGATGGTCGTCCCCGCCGTCCTCTACGGCCTGCTCTCGTTCGCGATCCCCGAGTCCCCGCGCTTCCTCATCTCCGTCGGCCGCACCGACCGCGCCAAGGAGGTGCTCGCCGAGGTCGAGGGCCACGGCGTCGACCTGGACCACCGGGTCGCCGAGATCGACCGGGCCATGCGCAGCGAGCACAAGTCCACCTTCAAGGACCTGCTGGCCGCCGGCAGCAAGTACCGGCTGCTGCCGATCGTCTGGGTCGGCATCGGACTCTCGGTCTTCCAGCAGCTCGTCGGCATCAACGTCGCCTTCTACTACTCGGCGACCCTCTGGCAGTCCGTCGGCATCGACCCGTCGAGCTCCTTCTTCTACTCGTTCACCACGTCGATCATCAACATCGTCGGCACCGTGATCGCGATGGTCCTGGTCGACCGGGTCGGCCGCAAGCCGCTCGCCCTCGTCGGCTCCGTCGGCATGGCGATCGCCCTCGCCTTCGAGGCCTGGGCCTTCTCCGCCGACCTCGTCGACGGCAAGCTGCCCACCACCCAGGGCGTCGTGGCGCTCGTCGCCGCCCACGTCTTCGTGCTCTTCTTCGCCCTCTCGTGGGGCGTGGTCGTCTGGGTCTTCCTGGGCGAGATGTTCCCGAACCGGATCCGCGCCGCGGCCCTCGGCGTCGCCGCCTCCGCGCAGTGGATCGCCAACTGGGCCATCACCGCCAGCTTCCCGTCCCTCGCGGACTGGAACCTCTCCGGCACGTACGTCATCTACACGGTCTTCGCCGTGCTCTCGATCCCCTTCGTGCTCCGGTACGTCAAGGAGACCAAGGGCAAGGCGTTGGAGGAGATGGGCTAA